In Streptomyces liangshanensis, the DNA window GCGCGAGGAGCGCAAGCTGAAACTGAGGCTTGTCGTGAAAGGCGCGGTTCCTGTGGAGGTTCGAGTCCTCCCCGTGGCACTTCCTGCCTCGGTGGCCCAACTGGCAGAGGCAGACCGCGATCAATCTCAGACTATTGCTCCAGACTCAGCATTCGCCACCGATCGCCGGATCGACCGGACTCAGGCCCCGGACGTCGAAATGCCGGTTCAATTCCGGTCTGCGCAGCTCGATGCGCGGTGGTCCAAAGGCAGGACGCGACGACATCATGCTGACCTGAGTCCTCAAGTGTGCCGGCGTGTGCACATGGTGGCACTCACAGGGCTCGGGAGCCGGCTACGCTCCCGAGCCCGCTCCCGTTCCCGGCCTCACTGCCGGTAGCCGCCCAGGAAGCGGCCGATACGGCTGATCGCCGCGTCGAGATCGTCGGCGTACGGCAGGGTCAGGATCCGGAAGTGGTCCGGGCGGGACCAGTTGAAGCCCGTGCCCTGCACCACCTGGATCTTCTCGCGCAACAGCAGGTCCAGCACGAACCGTTCGTCGTCGTGGATGCGGTGCACCTTCGGATCGAGGCGCGGGAACGCGTACAGCGCGCCCTTCGGCTTGACGCACGAGACGCCGGGGATCTCGTTCAGCTTCTCCCAGGCGCGGTCGCGCTGTTCGCGCAGCCGCCCGCCCGGCGCCGTCAGCTCGTGGATGGACTGCCGCCCGCCGAGCGCGGCCTGAATGGCGTACTGCGCGGGCGCGTTGGGGCACAGCCGCATCGACGCCAGCATGGTCAGGCCCTCCAGATAGCTGCGGGCGTGCTGCTTGGGCCCCGTCACGACCAGCCAGCCGGAGCGGAAACCCGCCACGCGGTACGTCTTCGACAGCCCGCAGAACGTGAGCACCACCAGGTCGGGGGCGAGGGCGGCCGCGCTGTGGTGCACCGCGTCGTCGTAGAGGATCTGGTCGTAGATCTCGTCGGCGAACACCATCAGCTGGTGGCGGCGCGCCAGGTCGAGGATGCCCTCGACGATCTCGCGCGGATAGACCGCGCCGGTGGGGTTGTTGGGGTTGATGATCACGACGGCCTTGGTCCGGTCGGTGATCTTGGCCGCCATGTCCTCCAGATCCGGGTACCACTCCGCGGACTCGTCGCAGAGGTAGTGCACGGCCCGGCCCCCGGCCAGGGTCGTCACGGCCGTCCAGAGCGGGAAGTCCGGTGCGGGGATGAGGACTTCGTCCCCGTCCTCCAGCAGCGCCTGCACCGCCATGGAGACCAGTTCGGACACGCCGTTGCCGAGGAAGACGTCGTCGACGGTCACCTCGGTCAGGCCCAGGGTCTGGTAGCGCTGGGCGAC includes these proteins:
- a CDS encoding pyridoxal phosphate-dependent aminotransferase, with amino-acid sequence MEFRQSSKLSEVCYEIRGPVIEQADALEEAGHSVLRLNTGNPAAFGFEAPEEIVQDMIRMLPKAHGYTDSRGILSARRAVAQRYQTLGLTEVTVDDVFLGNGVSELVSMAVQALLEDGDEVLIPAPDFPLWTAVTTLAGGRAVHYLCDESAEWYPDLEDMAAKITDRTKAVVIINPNNPTGAVYPREIVEGILDLARRHQLMVFADEIYDQILYDDAVHHSAAALAPDLVVLTFCGLSKTYRVAGFRSGWLVVTGPKQHARSYLEGLTMLASMRLCPNAPAQYAIQAALGGRQSIHELTAPGGRLREQRDRAWEKLNEIPGVSCVKPKGALYAFPRLDPKVHRIHDDERFVLDLLLREKIQVVQGTGFNWSRPDHFRILTLPYADDLDAAISRIGRFLGGYRQ